The following proteins come from a genomic window of Salvia hispanica cultivar TCC Black 2014 chromosome 4, UniMelb_Shisp_WGS_1.0, whole genome shotgun sequence:
- the LOC125185624 gene encoding 1,8-cineole synthase, chloroplastic-like, with protein MPRVTFIARRLPALSDHRLRCIQTGRRSGGYPPSIWDFRYIQALNTEYEEERQQEMVGTPIEQVKMLLLKDQRLELIDDLRRLGISCHFRHEIDQILKAKYLNKDHERDLYSKSLRFRLLRQYGFTISQEVFDCFKNDKATDFDTKGLLQLYEASFLATHGEETLEIAREFAAKSLHKRVVDHEIDDIHLLSSVEAAFEFPSHWMVQMPNAKSFIDAYRRRPDMNPDVLELAMFDINNVQAQFLEELKETSRWWESTGLAQELPFIRDRLVECYYWTIGVVERREHGFERITITKILALITAIDDIYDVYGTLEELQLFTDAIRRWDIESIDKLPPYMKMCYLALYNFVNEMAYFTLKDKGFNSIPFLRKTWLDLVERYFKEANWYHKGYKPSLEEYINNAWISIGGVPILSHLFFLLTDSIEEEAAESAHKYHDIIRASCTITRLADDMGTSLDEVERGDVPKSVQCYMNENNASEQEAREHVRSLIEQTWKTMNKEMMESPFSTCFVEVCANLARTAQHIYQKESDGFGMQHSLVNKQLRRLLFEPYESKI; from the exons ATGCCACGTGTCACTTTCATCGCTCGTCGACTTCCTGCATTAAGTGATCATCGTCTTCGTTGCATCCAAACGGGACGACGATCCGGTGGCTACCCTCCTTCCATTTGGGATTTCCGCTACATTCAAGCGCTAAACACTGAGTATGAG GAAGAGAGGCAGCAAGAAATGGTAGGAACTCCGATTGAGCAGGTGAAGATGCTGCTGCTAAAGGACCAACGTTTGGAGCTGATCGATGACCTTCGGAGGCTGGGCATATCTTGTCATTTTCGACACGAAATCGATCAAATATTGAAGgcaaaatatttaaacaaagATCATGAAAGAGATTTGTACTCAAAATCTCTCAGATTCAGACTCCTCAGACAATATGGCTTCACCATCTCTCAAG AAGTGTTTGATTGTTTCAAGAATGACAAGGCTACTGATTTCGATACCAAAGGATTGTTACAACTCTACGAAGCTTCGTTTCTAGCAACACATGGAGAAGAAACGCTAGAAATTGCTAGAGAATTTGCTGCTAAATCTCTGCATAAAAGAGTAGTTGATCATGAAATTGATGACATTCATCTCTTATCATCAGTAGAAGCTGCATTTGAGTTCCCTTCTCATTGGATGGTTCAAATGCCAAACGCGAAATCCTTCATCGATGCTTACAGAAGGAGGCCGGACATGAATCCAGATGTGCTAGAGCTAGCCATGTTCGACATAAACAATGTTCAAGCACAATTTCTAGAAGAACTCAAGGAGACATCTAG GTGGTGGGAGAGTACTGGACTTGCTCAAGAGCTTCCCTTCATAAGAGATAGATTAGTGGAATGCTACTATTGGACCATTGGAGTCGTTGAACGTCGTGAACATGGATTCGAGAGGATAACGATCACTAAAATATTGGCTCTTATTACAGCTATAGACGATATCTATGATGTTTATGGCACTCTTGAAGAGCTCCAACTATTCACAGATGCTATTCGAAG ATGGGATATTGAATCAATTGACAAACTTCCTCCTTATATGAAAATGTGTTATCTTGCACTATATAACTTTGTGAATGAGATGGCTTACTTTACTCTCAAGGATAAAGGCTTCAACTCCATCCCATTTCTACGGAAAACG TGGTTAGATTTGGTTGAGAGGTATTTTAAAGAGGCTAATTGGTACCACAAAGGATATAAACCTAGCTTGGAAGAATACATCAACAATGCTTGGATATCAATAGGAGGTGTCCCCATTCTATCCCACCTTTTTTTCTTGCTAACGGATTCGATTGAGGAGGAGGCTGCTGAGAGCGCGCACAAATACCATGATATTATTCGTGCATCGTGTACGATTACAAGGCTAGCTGACGATATGGGAACATCGCTG GATGAGGTGGAGAGAGGCGACGTGCCAAAATCAGTGCAGTGTTACATGAACGAGAACAATGCTTCGGAACAAGAGGCGCGAGAGCATGTTCGATCACTCATAGAGCAGACATGGAAGACGATGAATAAGGAAATGATGGAATCTCCATTTTCCACATGTTTCGTAGAAGTTTGTGCTAATCTTGCTAGAACGGCACAGCATATATACCAGAAGGAATCTGATGGATTTGGAATGCAACACTCATTGGTTAACAAACAGCTCAGAAGATTGCTATTCGAACCTTATGAATCAAAGATCTGA
- the LOC125185630 gene encoding uncharacterized protein LOC125185630: MINHSLYFLLLITTTLSSPLSFNFSAIAPNLSNRQIMLEGDAYISREGLQVTTDESSRLSALGTGRATYAERLHLWDKATGNLTDFDTHFSFVIRAEDPNCAADGLAFFLSPVNSTIPANSSGAGLGLAPWSAAHAPPMAPVPFVAVEFDTFSTSEFDDPQGQHVGIDVRSLNSTVYAPWRNNLTEGKTTDAWISYNSSNMKFLVTFNEFNVQPPRLSSIEYTVDLRTILPEFVEIGFSAATGACFQTNNVKSWSFSSTLDLKIERNVTSPGPEDTPSPRNEPGPDPEQAGKPVGLIAGLLSAVVVGLVLVGYWLWRRKRGGRNGEDEDGDVSAMEMDFQKGSGPRRFSYGELAAATGNFAEESKLGEGGFGGVFRGFLKSLDSYVAVKRVSKNSKQGAKEYASEVKIISRLRHRNLVQLIGWCHEKRELLLVYELQPNGSLDSHLFNKKNPPLNWETRFKIARGLAAALLYLHEEWEQCVVHRDIKSSNVMLDSAFNAKLGDFGLARLIDHDKGSQTTILAGTMGYMAPECVMTGRASKESDVYSFGIVALEISTGRRPIWGQVRTVEWVWELYGAGRPLEAADVSLEGCGGYDEREMERLMVVGLWCAHPDDGLRPSMKEVVRLLGFEGESPPQLPPKMPVPTYGAPPPPSSVASLIYASNATYSSSGYSHGSTATSSSGASGDASVALLHQNQRFQHPSMAASISTMKMINHSLYFLLLITTTLSSPLSFNLSAIAPEHSNRQIMLEGDAYISREGLQVTTDESSRLSALGTGRATYADSLHLWDKATGNLTDFDTYFSFVIRAENPNCAADGLAFFLSPVNSTIPANSSGAGLGLAFHNATANVSVDAFVAVEFDTFTNHWDPVFPHVGIDVRSLISAESAAWRNNLTEGRVSEAWISYRSSSKTFVVNFTEFVNRTARVSSIEHTVDLRDFLPEFVEIGFSAATGSCFQKNNVKSWSFNSTLDLKIADTPRNNVTGPGPEPGSKPVGLIAGLLSAVVVGLVLVGYWVWRRKRGGRNGDLQDEDEDEDEDEEDGEVSAMEMDFEKGSGPRRFSYGELAAATGNFAEESKLGEGGFGGVFRGFLKNLDSYVAVKRVSKNSKQGAKEYASEVKIISRLRHRNLVQLIGWCHERRELLLVYELQPNGSLDSHLFNKKYPPLNWETRFKIARGLAAALLYLHEEWEQCVVHRDIKSSNVMLDSAFNAKLGDFGLARLIDHDKGSQTTIIAGTMGYMAPECVMTGRASKESDVYSFGIVALEISTGRRPISGQVRTVEWVWELYGTGRPLEVADVSLEECGGYDEREMERLMVVGLWCAHPDDGLRPSMKEVVRVLGFEGEAPPQLPPKMPVPTYGAPPPPSSVASLIYASDATYSSSGYSYGSSATSSSGASVSASAALLHSR, encoded by the exons ATGATCAACCATTCACTCTATTTCCTACTTCTCATTACAACCACTTTATCTTCACCGCTGTCCTTCAACTTCTCCGCCATCGCCCCCAACCTCTCCAACCGCCAGATCATGCTCGAAGGCGACGCCTACATATCCCGAGAAGGCCTCCAGGTCACCACCGACGAGAGCAGCCGCCTCAGCGCCCTTGGAACCGGCCGAGCCACCTATGCCGAACGCCTCCACCTCTGGGACAAGGCCACCGGCAACTTGACCGACTTCGACACCCACTTCTCCTTCGTCATCAGGGCCGAAGACCCCAACTGCGCCGCCGACGGGCTCGCCTTCTTCCTCTCTCCGGTCAATTCCACGATTCCGGCGAACTCCTCCGGCGCCGGCCTCGGCCTCGCCCCATGGTCAGCCGCACATGCTCCTCCAATGGCCCCAGTCCCATTCGTGGCGGTCGAATTCGACACATTCTCTACTTCTGAGTTCGACGACCCGCAAGGCCAGCACGTGGGGATCGACGTAAGGTCTCTGAACTCCACCGTGTATGCGCCGTGGAGAAACAATTTGACGGAGGGGAAGACAACTGATGCTTGGATTAGTTATAATTCTTCAAACATGAAATTTCTAGTCACTTTTAATGAGTTTAATGTACAGCCGCCTCGGTTATCGAGTATTGAATACACTGTAGATCTCCGGACTATTCTACCGGAGTTTGTCGAAATCGGGTTCTCTGCAGCGACTGGAGCCTGCTTCCAGACAAACAATGTCAAATCATGGAGTTTCAGTTCCACTCTAGATCTGAAAATCGAACGTAATGTCACCAGCCCTGGCCCCGAGGATACGCCTTCGCCACGTAATGAACCCGGCCCTGACCCCGAACAGGCGGGAAAACCGGTCGGGTTGATTGCGGGTTTATTATCTGCGGTGGTGGTTGGGTTGGTTTTGGTGGGATACTGGCTATGGAGAAGGAAACGAGGAGGGAGAAATGGGGAGGATGAGGACGGGGATGTTTCGGCTATGGAGATGGATTTTCAAAAGGGGAGTGGACCTAGAAGATTCTCCTACGGAGAACTTGCGGCCGCAACGGGTAATTTTGCGGAGGAAAGCAAGCTAGGTGAGGGCGGATTTGGCGGAGTCTTCCGAGGCTTCTTGAAGAGTCTGGACTCGTATGTGGCGGTGAAGCGGGTTTCCAAGAACTCGAAGCAAGGAGCAAAGGAGTACGCGTCGGAAGTGAAGATCATCAGCCGGCTACGCCACAG GAACCTCGTACAACTCATAGGCTGGTGCCACGAGAAGCGTGAGCTCCTTCTGGTGTATGAACTTCAACCAAATGGCAGCTTAGACTCTCACctcttcaacaaaaaaaatccccCTTTGAACTGGGAGACTCGGTTCAAGATTGCACGGGGGCTCGCGGCAGCGCTACTGTACTTACACGAGGAGTGGGAGCAGTGCGTGGTCCACCGAGACATCAAGTCGAGCAACGTCATGCTCGACTCGGCCTTTAATGCTAAGCTAGGCGACTTCGGGCTGGCTAGGCTCATCGACCACGATAAGGGGTCGCAGACGACGATCCTAGCCGGCACGATGGGCTACATGGCGCCCGAGTGCGTGATGACGGGAAGGGCGAGCAAGGAGTCAGATGTGTACAGTTTCGGGATAGTGGCGCTCGAGATTTCGACGGGGAGGCGACCGATATGGGGTCAGGTGAGGACGGTGGAGTGGGTGTGGGAGTTGTACGGGGCAGGGCGGCCGTTGGAGGCTGCGGATGTGAGTTTGGAAGGGTGTGGAGGGTATGATGAGCGGGAGATGGAGAGGTTGATGGTGGTGGGGTTGTGGTGCGCGCATCCGGATGACGGGCTTCGCCCGTCGATGAAGGAGGTGGTCCGGCTTCTAGGGTTCGAAGGGGAGTCGCCACCTCAATTGCCGCCCAAAATGCCGGTACCTACCTATGGTGCTCCGCCTCCGCCATCTAGTGTTGCATCTTTGATTTATGCATCTAATGCAACTTATTCGTCTTCGGGTTATAGTCATGGCTCTACTGCCACTTCTTCTTCTGGTGCTTCTGGTGATGCTTCTGTGGCACTATTGCAT CAAAACCAGAGGTTTCAACATCCATCCATGGCTGCTTCAATTTCAACGATGAAGATGATCAACCATTCACTCTATTTCCTACTTCTCATCACAACCACTTTATCTTCGCCGCTGTCGTTCAACCTCTCCGCCATCGCCCCCGAGCACTCCAACCGCCAGATCATGCTCGAAGGCGACGCCTACATCTCCCGCGAAGGCCTCCAGGTCACCACCGACGAGAGCAGCCGCCTCAGCGCCCTCGGCACCGGCCGCGCCACCTACGCTGATTCCCTGCACCTCTGGGACAAGGCCACCGGCAACTTGACCGACTTCGACACCTACTTCTCCTTCGTCATCAGGGCCGAAAACCCCAACTGCGCCGCCGACGGGCTCGCCTTCTTCCTCTCTCCGGTCAATTCCACGATTCCGGCGAACTCCTCCGGCGCCGGCCTCGGCCTCGCGTTCCACAACGCCACCGCGAACGTGTCCGTGGACGCGTTCGTGGCGGTTGAGTTTGACACGTTTACGAACCACTGGGACCCGGTGTTCCCGCACGTGGGGATCGATGTCCGGTCGCTGATCTCGGCCGAGTCGGCGGCGTGGAGGAATAATCTGACGGAGGGGAGGGTGAGTGAGGCTTGGATTAGTTACAGGTCTTCTTCTAAGACGTTTGTGGTGAATTTTACGGAGTTTGTGAATCGGACGGCTCGGGTTTCGAGTATAGAGCACACTGTCGACCTCCGGGATTTTCTACCGGAGTTTGTCGAGATCGGATTCTCCGCGGCTACGGGAAGTTGTTTTCAGAAAAACAATGTTAAATCATGGAGTTTCAATTCCACTCTGGACCTGAAAATCGCGGATACGCCACGTAATAATGTAACCGGCCCTGGCCCCGAACCGGGTAGCAAACCGGTCGGGTTGATTGCGGGTTTATTATCTGCGGTGGTGGTTGGGTTGGTTTTGGTGGGATACTGGGTATGGAGAAGGAAAAGAGGAGGGAGAAATGGGGATTTGcaggatgaggatgaggatgaggatgaggatgaggaggaCGGGGAAGTTTCGGCTATGGAGATGGATTTTGAGAAGGGGAGTGGGCCTAGAAGATTCTCCTACGGAGAGCTTGCGGCCGCCACGGGTAATTTTGCGGAGGAAAGCAAGCTGGGTGAGGGCGGATTTGGCGGAGTCTTCCGAGGCTTCTTGAAGAATCTGGACTCGTATGTGGCGGTGAAGCGGGTTTCCAAGAACTCAAAGCAAGGAGCTAAGGAGTACGCGTCGGAAGTGAAGATCATCAGCCGGCTACGCCACAG GAACCTCGTACAACTCATAGGCTGGTGCCACGAGAGGCGTGAGCTCCTTCTGGTGTATGAACTCCAACCAAATGGCAGCTTAGACTCTCACctcttcaacaaaaaatatcccCCTTTGAACTGGGAGACGCGGTTCAAGATTGCAAGGGGGCTCGCGGCGGCGCTACTGTACCTGCACGAGGAGTGGGAGCAGTGCGTGGTCCACCGAGACATCAAGTCGAGTAACGTCATGCTCGACTCGGCCTTTAATGCTAAGCTAGGCGACTTCGGGCTGGCTAGGCTCATCGACCATGACAAGGGGTCGCAGACGACGATCATAGCCGGCACGATGGGCTACATGGCGCCCGAGTGCGTGATGACGGGAAGGGCGAGCAAGGAGTCAGATGTGTACAGTTTCGGGATAGTGGCGCTGGAGATTTCGACAGGGAGGCGACCTATATCGGGGCAGGTGAGGACAGTGGAGTGGGTGTGGGAGTTGTACGGGACGGGGCGGCCGTTAGAGGTGGCGGATGTGAGTTTGGAGGAGTGTGGAGGTTATGATGAGAGGGAGATGGAGAGGTTGATGGTGGTGGGGTTGTGGTGCGCGCATCCGGATGACGGGCTCCGACCGTCAATGAAGGAGGTGGTGCGGGTTCTAGGGTTCGAAGGGGAGGCTCCACCACAATTGCCGCCCAAAATGCCGGTGCCTACCTATGGTGCCCCGCCGCCGCCATCTAGTGTTGCTTCTTTGATTTATGCGTCTGATGCGACTTATTCGTCTTCGGGTTATAGTTATGGCTCTTCCGCCACTTCTTCTTCTGGTGCTTCTGTTTCCGCTTCTGCGGCGCTATTGCATTCGAGATGA
- the LOC125218690 gene encoding lectin-related protein-like gives MAPSTTIYCSIYFLLLMTTSTASALSFNLSAITTDQTNREIMIQGDAYISTEGLQVTNNEKSSSGIQLTGRATYAEPLHLWDKATGNLTDFYTHFSFVIQAENPNCAADGLAFFLSPLNSTIPANSSGAGLGLAPWSAANAPLMSEVPFVAVEFDTFSTSEFYDPQGPHVGIDVRSLNSTVYAPWRNNLTEGDDF, from the coding sequence ATGGCGCCTTCAACAACGATCTACTGTTCAATCTATTTCCTACTCCTTATGACAACCTCCACCGCCTCTGCTCTCTCCTTCAACCTCTCCGCCATCACGACTGATCAGACCAACCGCGAGATCATGATTCAAGGCGACGCCTACATATCCACAGAAGGACTCCAGGTCACCAACAACGAGAAGAGCAGCAGCGGCATCCAACTCACCGGCCGCGCCACCTACGCGGAACCCCTGCACCTCTGGGACAAGGCGACCGGCAACTTGACCGACTTCTACACCCACTTCTCCTTCGTCATCCAGGCCGAAAACCCCAACTGTGCCGCCGACGGCCTCGCCTTCTTCCTCTCTCCGCTCAATTCCACGATTCCGGCGAACTCCTCCGGCGCCGGCCTCGGCCTCGCCCCATGGTCCGCCGCAAATGCTCCTCTAATGTCCGAAGTCCCATTCGTGGCGGTCGAATTCGACACATTCTCTACTTCTGAGTTCTACGACCCGCAAGGCCCGCACGTGGGGATCGACGTGAGGTCTCTGAACTCCACCGTGTATGCGCCGTGGAGAAACAATCTGACGGAGGGTGATGATTTTTAG